One window of Mesorhizobium sp. WSM4904 genomic DNA carries:
- a CDS encoding class I SAM-dependent methyltransferase, translating to MASASTESMPATMDTKVAGSQDMFNRELDTYRRVVGANLMYHREVYGLLRGLLVEQAPASFRFLDVACGDASASAAMLRTMAIGNYVGIDLSEASLRLAAQALDSLPCPVELRCGDFAQAMAKWSEPVDVIWIGMSLHHLPTEGKARLMRDAHRALGGLGLFAIWEPALFEGEDRAAWLARFSLLRDEWSAVSDEEFASMERHMLLADFPETVATWLAMGRDAGFSHAEEIFMMPNRMGRVFRYWN from the coding sequence ATGGCAAGCGCATCGACCGAAAGCATGCCGGCGACGATGGACACGAAGGTCGCCGGCTCGCAGGACATGTTCAACAGGGAGCTCGACACCTACCGCAGGGTCGTGGGTGCGAACCTCATGTACCATCGCGAGGTCTATGGCCTTCTTCGCGGCCTGCTCGTCGAGCAGGCGCCGGCGTCGTTCCGGTTCCTTGACGTTGCCTGTGGGGATGCCAGCGCCTCAGCGGCGATGCTGAGGACCATGGCGATCGGCAACTATGTCGGCATCGACTTGTCGGAGGCGTCGCTGCGGCTTGCGGCGCAGGCGCTCGACAGCCTTCCTTGTCCCGTCGAGCTGCGTTGCGGTGATTTCGCGCAGGCGATGGCGAAATGGTCGGAGCCGGTCGATGTGATCTGGATCGGCATGTCGCTGCATCATCTGCCGACCGAAGGCAAGGCGAGACTGATGCGGGACGCCCACAGAGCCCTGGGAGGGCTGGGTCTGTTCGCCATCTGGGAGCCGGCTCTCTTCGAGGGAGAGGACCGCGCCGCCTGGCTTGCGCGCTTCTCCCTGCTGCGCGACGAATGGTCGGCCGTTTCCGACGAGGAATTCGCGTCGATGGAAAGGCACATGCTTCTGGCCGATTTCCCGGAAACCGTCGCGACATGGCTTGCGATGGGCAGGGACGCCGGCTTTTCGCACGCGGAGGAGATTTTCATGATGCCCAACAGAATGGGCAGGGTGTTCCGCTACTGGAACTGA
- a CDS encoding 2-dehydropantoate 2-reductase, whose translation MRIAMMGAGGIGGYVGARLAEAGGDVSFIARGAHLEAMRRNGLRIRSDTGDVFLPTVSASAAPADIGPVDLVIFAVKLYDTETAAAALGPLIAGNTRVVTLQNGIDGIEILRRHVRGDKVIGGATYLSGFIGKPGEIVHAGGHRDILVGGHGDPLIHDLQALCNRAIGLDLKPVADIDSVLWEKFVVLAAFSGGTSLMRSGIGPILADAEARIFIEQLRDEGMAIAAAAGHPLAEGFEDRVVARWAVLPPHVKSSMANDLDRGKPIEVAWLSGRMHELGMKLGVATPGHTAVFRALHLHASGGGAGAIPEKA comes from the coding sequence ATGCGGATCGCAATGATGGGAGCGGGCGGCATCGGCGGCTATGTCGGCGCAAGGCTCGCCGAGGCAGGGGGCGACGTCAGCTTCATTGCTCGGGGTGCGCATCTTGAAGCAATGCGCCGGAACGGCCTGCGAATTCGGAGCGACACCGGCGACGTCTTCCTGCCCACCGTGTCCGCGAGCGCCGCTCCGGCCGACATCGGCCCCGTCGATCTTGTGATCTTCGCGGTCAAGCTCTACGACACCGAGACGGCCGCAGCGGCTCTGGGACCGCTGATTGCCGGCAATACCCGCGTCGTGACGTTGCAAAACGGCATCGACGGCATCGAGATTCTGCGCCGCCATGTTCGCGGCGACAAGGTGATCGGCGGCGCCACTTACCTTTCCGGCTTCATCGGCAAGCCCGGAGAAATCGTCCATGCTGGCGGGCACCGGGATATCCTCGTCGGCGGGCATGGCGACCCTCTCATCCACGATCTTCAGGCGCTTTGCAACCGAGCCATCGGGCTCGATCTGAAGCCGGTTGCCGACATCGACAGCGTGCTTTGGGAGAAGTTCGTGGTGCTTGCGGCTTTCTCCGGCGGTACCTCGCTCATGCGTTCGGGGATCGGTCCGATCCTGGCCGATGCCGAAGCCCGCATCTTCATCGAGCAATTGCGTGACGAGGGGATGGCGATCGCCGCCGCTGCCGGCCATCCTTTGGCCGAAGGGTTCGAGGACCGTGTCGTCGCGAGGTGGGCCGTGCTCCCTCCACATGTGAAATCGTCGATGGCCAACGACCTCGACAGAGGCAAGCCCATCGAGGTCGCCTGGCTGTCCGGGCGCATGCACGAATTGGGTATGAAACTGGGCGTGGCGACGCCCGGCCACACCGCGGTGTTCCGCGCCCTGCATCTCCACGCATCGGGTGGGGGTGCTGGAGCGATTCCAGAAAAAGCGTGA
- a CDS encoding response regulator transcription factor, which translates to MNTPIRIAIVDDHPLFREGVARSLGEIGGFELVGEGASAEDAERLVRASAPDILMLDISMPGGGLNALASILSAAPEQKIVMLTVSETNADVAQALKAGARGYVLKGVGSKSLAEILRDVANGQSYVSPTLSARLLSDLLQPTGRKPDPLSQLTGREAEILRLVAEGLSNKEVAARLSLQEKTVKHHMTRVLAKLNVRNRTEAALLMHEAKER; encoded by the coding sequence GTGAACACACCCATCCGCATCGCCATTGTCGACGACCATCCGCTGTTCCGCGAGGGCGTGGCGCGCAGCCTCGGCGAGATCGGCGGCTTCGAGCTTGTAGGCGAAGGCGCCAGCGCCGAAGATGCCGAAAGGCTGGTCCGCGCCAGCGCGCCCGACATCCTGATGCTCGACATCAGCATGCCGGGCGGCGGGCTCAATGCGCTGGCCAGCATCCTTTCCGCCGCCCCCGAGCAGAAGATCGTCATGCTGACGGTTTCGGAAACAAACGCCGACGTGGCGCAGGCGCTGAAGGCGGGCGCGCGGGGCTACGTGCTGAAGGGCGTCGGCTCCAAGTCGCTGGCCGAGATCCTGCGCGACGTCGCCAACGGCCAGAGCTACGTCTCGCCGACGCTGTCGGCCCGGCTGCTGTCCGACCTGTTGCAGCCCACCGGTCGCAAGCCCGATCCGCTCAGCCAGCTTACCGGCCGCGAGGCCGAAATCCTGAGGCTGGTGGCCGAGGGCCTGAGCAACAAGGAAGTCGCCGCCCGGCTGTCGCTGCAGGAAAAGACGGTCAAGCACCACATGACCAGGGTGCTCGCCAAGCTCAACGTGCGCAATCGGACGGAAGCGGCGCTGCTGATGCATGAGGCGAAGGAAAGGTGA
- a CDS encoding sensor histidine kinase, protein MLREILKRLVQIWSGRSLAWQFVIAGGIVLLAVMLVVGLWVTSQIRQGVMHNSATTTALYVDSVIAPLLPDLRKSQELDSTVKRALDETLGQGALGKRLVSFKLWRRDGTILYSKDSDLIGKRFKPNPNLIAAFAGNVMVKYNQLEDEENDKERALGLPLLEIYNPVREPWSGDVVAVTEFYELSGDFEESLRAALLWSWLVVAAATAASLALLSGIVFRGSRTIQTQRAALEAKVAELQTALAQNSSLRQRVQRASRRATAINERYLRRIGADLHDGPAQLVALAALRMDSPVLVDPSTPKPQREAEIAGIHKTLGEAMREIRGICNGLVLPQIETQAVADILRLAVAEHERRTDTKVLLTLPERLPELGTSEKISIYRFVQEGLNNAYRHGKGKGQQVRATMKGGKLLVEVQDTGPGFDPARSEGLGLAGLRERIESIGGQFETLSGPGGTRLVITLSVEEQP, encoded by the coding sequence ATGCTCAGGGAGATCTTGAAACGACTTGTGCAAATCTGGAGCGGGCGTTCGCTGGCCTGGCAATTCGTGATTGCCGGAGGCATCGTCCTTCTGGCGGTGATGCTGGTTGTTGGCCTGTGGGTGACATCGCAGATCCGCCAAGGCGTCATGCATAATTCCGCCACTACCACCGCGCTCTATGTCGACAGCGTGATCGCGCCGCTGTTGCCTGACCTGCGCAAGAGCCAGGAGTTGGACTCCACCGTCAAGCGGGCGCTGGACGAGACGCTCGGACAGGGAGCCTTGGGAAAGCGGCTGGTGTCGTTCAAGCTGTGGCGACGCGACGGCACGATCCTCTATTCGAAGGATTCCGACCTCATCGGCAAACGGTTCAAGCCGAACCCCAACCTGATCGCCGCCTTCGCCGGCAACGTCATGGTCAAATACAACCAGTTGGAGGACGAGGAAAACGACAAGGAACGGGCGCTCGGCCTGCCGCTGCTCGAGATCTACAATCCGGTGCGCGAGCCTTGGTCCGGCGATGTCGTCGCCGTCACGGAGTTCTACGAACTGTCCGGCGACTTCGAGGAATCGCTGCGCGCCGCCCTGTTGTGGAGCTGGCTGGTGGTGGCCGCCGCCACCGCGGCCTCGCTGGCGCTTTTGTCGGGCATCGTGTTTCGCGGCAGCCGAACCATCCAGACACAGCGCGCGGCGCTGGAGGCCAAGGTCGCCGAGCTGCAGACAGCGCTGGCGCAGAATTCGTCGCTGCGCCAGCGCGTGCAGCGTGCCTCGCGCCGCGCCACCGCCATCAACGAGCGGTATCTGAGACGCATCGGCGCCGACCTGCATGACGGGCCCGCGCAGCTGGTGGCGCTCGCCGCGCTCAGGATGGACAGCCCGGTGCTGGTCGATCCGTCGACGCCGAAACCGCAGCGCGAGGCCGAGATCGCCGGCATCCACAAGACGCTCGGCGAGGCGATGCGCGAGATACGCGGCATCTGCAACGGCCTGGTGCTGCCGCAGATCGAGACGCAGGCAGTGGCCGACATATTGCGGCTGGCGGTGGCCGAGCATGAGCGCCGCACCGACACCAAGGTGCTGCTCACCCTGCCGGAGCGCTTGCCGGAACTCGGCACCTCGGAGAAGATCAGCATCTATCGTTTCGTGCAGGAAGGGCTGAACAACGCCTACAGGCACGGCAAGGGCAAGGGCCAGCAGGTGAGAGCCACGATGAAGGGCGGCAAGCTGCTGGTCGAGGTGCAGGACACCGGACCGGGCTTCGATCCCGCAAGGAGCGAAGGCCTCGGACTCGCCGGCCTCAGGGAGCGCATCGAAAGCATCGGCGGACAATTCGAGACGCTTTCGGGTCCTGGAGGAACGAGACTGGTAATCACATTGTCTGTCGAGGAGCAGCCGTGA